The genomic DNA TTCTTACCTTCCTTCGCGTGTAGGTGTACAACGGTTCGTACGAGGAACCGTACCGGAATCCACGCGCCCCAGTCCATCTCGTGACCGGTTCGGCCGGTTGCAAGGAGGGCCGCGAACCGTTCATCCACAAGATCCCGGAATGGAGTGCCATTCACAGCCGCGATTACGGATACACACGCATGAAGGCCATCAACGGATCGCATCTGTACTTCGAGCAGATTTCCGTCGACAAAGCAGGCGCTGTGATTGATTCCTTTACCATCATCAAGGATGAACATTTGCCCTACAAACAGCTGCTGGAACGTGACGAACAGGAACGGCAACGATCTACGAGCACGAAGTAGGCTgctaacgcacacacacttctaCACCATACATTTAAATACCTCTTCTTTTGaagtaaatatttcaaccaatTTATTTAGTGGATCGGAAGTAATACTTGAAACCAcgcaataaacacacacacacgcaccggaGAGGAATGTACTTTCGTTGTGCGCTGTGCTGAGGGAGATTCATCCGGACATTGTGCGTGCAATCCCGAGGTATCACAGATCGGTTGTATTCGGGGCGCGCAGAGTTTGTGATCGAGTATGGAAGGTAAAATAATCACTTTTTTATGCTACTAATCCTACAAACTATTGCCCCTGTTGCTACTGCTATATTAATACACGAATGGTAAgtgtttgtaaaaaaaaatgaagctaaTGGCAGtacgttcgtgtgtgtgtatactaAGTCGTGAGTGCACGGTTAAGGACGGACGCGTGTACAAAATGTCGATGGCAAAATGGTGAATGGGAATTGGAATGGTCATGAGGGAGGTTTCGTTGCTTTCGTTGGCACATACTGTGGGGGTTGGCTAGTGTTTTCGATTGGTAACCTTGTGTATCGTATCGTGCCAGACCCCGTGGACACACGATTCCTTACGTCCTACTTCAGCTTCATCTGACTTATCATGGCGGTACCGTGATCGGGGCTTATCTGCTGCTTGTACTCGGCCACGCACGTCGCAGTAAGCGATTTGCCCGGTGGCCGCTGATAGCACGCATTGTCGTAGCATCGTTCTAGCTCCTGAATGAACTCCATTATAAGCTTCCCGTTGCCACCGTTCGGTCCGACGTAGTAATCGCACTGGTACGCATACCGCTTCATGTCCCTTATGCAGCAATCGAGAAACTCGGAGTTCGAACTGTACCATCGGTTCAGTGCGGTCAGCGGTATTTGCAGTCGTTGTGCTAGCACACCCGTGATGAACGTATCATCGATCCAGAAGAACCCGCCGCTACCCGTTTGCGACTCAGCAACCAATGCGCGGGCCGTCTTTCGATTCGCAATGTACAACCAGCCGGACAGGTACGGTGGGTATACGTCGGCCGCGAACTCGCCCCGCGACACATACCACTTGTTTGCCTGCAAACGGATCACTTTCTTATTGCGAAACACGTATCCCGCCAGCAGGTGGGTATGCTGCTGTTCATCGCCCTGGTTCAGATCGGACAGATAGTTCTGGATGTAGAACGGATCGAACACAATATCGTCGTCCATCTTGAGCAGGTATTTGGCACCGCGGCAGTGCTGCGTTGCCCACTGCAAGCTCATTAGGTGCTTGTAGGTGAGATTGCGGTACGCTTCGATGAAGTTACCCTGGATCAGATCGCCGTGCAGCCGCTGTTCGGCTTCGATGGACACCTGGCGGATGAATCGTTCGGTCGGTGGAATAACGCCGAGCGAGAATATTCGCAACAGCCCCATGGAGAGGAGCTTCTGCTGCGATATGGCTTGTCGATGTGCGGAACGAAGCTCAGTGTGTCCCACGTAGGATGTTACCAGTACCACGCCTGCAACAAACAAGAAACCTCCGTGAATGGTGTTACAGGCACTAGCGCACCACTACAAAACTTACCTAATAACTCTGAAAAACTATTATTTTCCTTGCAGATATCGTTGGCAATGACATACTCGAATCCGGTAAAGTTTGCCAACCGGAAAGGATCTACCGCTCTTTCTCGTTCGCTGCTCGCCACCGCCTGCTGCTCGACGCCCGGTAACCTTCCACTCTCGCCTGGCAGCAGAAATAGATAGTGTCCTTCACTATCGGTACGAAACGAGTACCGATAAACGCCATACAGCACGCCAAACGCAACCACGGAGACGACAAACCGTTGAAACTTCCTCATCGCGCTGTGCAGCAACAAGTGGAAAGCACACAACTCGCACGGGGAGAATCCATCAACATCGGCCACgggcaaacacaaaacactctTAACCGAGCGTTTTCCTTGTAGTGTGGCACTTCGGGCAGGAAGGGAGTCGCGTATGAGTTACATGAGATTACATTAagctagtttttgttttacagccTTTGCTGATGGCACTTTTTGTGGGTAACTGATGTGCAAAAGGAATGTGTAAACAAATCAATCCTTCAGCACAGTTCACACAAaaccaaggtatgtagatatagaaggtagagttgtttagagcaaattgacatttctcgacctgacataacagttccgtggtgatcaaggggaagggtattgagaagagtgacggcagcgtcggaggaggcgccggtgatggtatcgcttgcgattttttgacgaaaaatgcaaccaaatatcgtcaatcgtctgtgggacaacacttaatatgcgaagatgacccataaattagcgaaattgctcaaaggactgagaatcgaggctgtttgttcatgttggtagccccataccatatgtttttgtaaacaaactctgacataactcgactaaaatgtcgccctgtcaaatcgataaaaatccaccttctaaatacatacaccttgcacAAAACCATGAGCCCAGCTGTCAAACTGATTATTtatgtgtgttgctgctgtcaaacaccatcaacaccagGGGTGCTAAACTTATTTGctgaaaaagtgttattttctCCAAAAACCACGATAATTTGTGTGACAAAttatcaaaattttttttaacataacGAAACGTGggttttcaaataatttgttGTCTCCTTTCGCTATTTAGAGCTTTTTCATAACTACAACGTGACACTTCCACCGGCGGTGGCCGGTGACAGCCCCTGCAAGAATGCGAAGAAGTGAGAGTTCATGCCGCATTGTCACTGTGCATCTTggaaaaattgcaattttaaGGTGTTATTTAAGCAAATTGTCGTGATTTTTCAAGTGTGCCTCGTGCCGAAAGATAAATAGCATCAAGTGAAAATACTCACATCGTGTGTGAAAGCGAAGGTTTGCAGGAAAGTAATACAGAAACCCCGCATGAAGCAATCCGCATGCAGtaaccagcaacagcagcaagtacGCCGGTGATTTGTGTGGTATTCCGGTGGTGTTGCCAGTAATTTACGTGTTGTTTACGTACCGACCTTGTCAGGATGATGGGCATGTTTGAGTAGTTTTTCGAATAGTCAAAATACCACTCGGTAACATAGacgggggtgtgtgtgtgatcccGTACACGAGCGGGCAATTTACCGAGGTAGGAGCCTGGTGGTATCGCCATCCCATCCATTCATCGTTTGAACATCGGGAAGATTCATTTATTCGGTGTGTTGATCGGAAAATTACGATATTGTCGAGTGTTGCTCGAAGACAGGACCGTGAGGAATTTATGCCACGACCGGACCGCATAACTGCCAGGAAAGCCGTGCAAAAACTCTCCCGTACGTACGCCCCGCGGTACATGTAGATCGTGGTCGTGTTCTGCATCAGCGAGCAAGCAAGTCAATCTACGGCGCACGACCCATTTTTCGAATCTATTTTAGTACGGCCGACCATCATAGCAAGCAGCGACTTGGTTCGGATTTACTGAGATCTCATCAAAAGACACTACTCCACCCGCTGCCAACGGTTCACAACTTCACGACTGTCCCTCCAAATGCTATCCCCTCATCACCGGGGGGTGGAACGTGAACGTCGTGCGTAAGTGATAAATATCTGCTCCCCAAAAACGGCGGACTAGTCACACCACCACCCCGAGGGAAGCGGTGAAACTttcaaaaatacataaatcacCGTGACAAGCAATATAACGGCAGAATATAACACCATCGGCCGGCACGTGACAGCCACCTTGATCGAAACGGCTTAGACTAGAATCTTATCACTCGTacgaacgcacgcacgcacgcacgcacgaaacCATGAACAACGGAGCGCGGGGTAAAGGGCTGCCCAAAGGGAAGGCGAAAGAACTGAACGGACTCGTCCAGGATCTTTTGCATTTCAGTTTCGGGCAGCCGTGCAACCACGCCGAGTGGCTCGCCCAGCACCGGAATATGGTCGGCGTGCTGGACCGTATCCGACGCATCGAACCGAAGCTGCGCACCACGAATGGTCAATCGAGGATGGAGAACGTGCACCACTTCACCCGGTGGGCGATCGAGCAGGGCTGCAAGGTAGGGAACGTGCGCGTCGCCGAACATACCGAGTATGGTGGGCTCGGGCTAGAATCTACCGGTCACATCCCAGCCGGCCAACGTATCGTTACCGTACCGCGCAAGCTGTTTTTCTACGTCCCAAATGAGCCACGGTACCGGAAGCTGCTCGCGATGATGCCGAACGCAAAGATGAGCGAACAGGGTAACGTTATGCTTGCACTCGCCCTCATTATAGAGCGGTTCGGGGCGAACAGCTTCTGGAAACCGTATCTGGACGTGCTGCCCGATCGCTACACGACGCCGCTCTACTACACGCCAGAGGACATGGCTGAGCTGCACGAAACGGAAGCGAGTCTGCCGGCATTGAAGCTATGCAAGCAAATTGCACGTCAGTACATTTTCATTCGGAACTACGTTCAGGACAGGGTGGACGAACTGCGGGACTGCTTTACGTACGACGTGTTCCGGTGAGTActacgaaacacacacacacacgcccttCCTTGGCTCGTTTAAGATATTTGAATTTATTGTGATTAACGACACTGTTCGGACTGCTGTTCCCTATCGGTTAGGATCTGCTACCAAACGCTACACCGTTGCACTCTGTTcctttgctttttgttttctcgtcAGCGCAAATCGACTCCGTACGCTACATCACCTACCTTGAAAGTTACACTAGGTTTAAGTTTATAAATTACAACTAGCAGCTGACGCCGTCCGTTTAATTGCGATCGCTTTTGCAACTTTGCTACGCTTTAAACTAACGTTGCTTtacattaatttattattcttcCTTGCGAACGTAATATTGCACATTTGGGGTTTTGTCTATCTTACAAGATTGTTTtccctctccctctttctTCTCTCCCTTTACACTGTTATCATATTCATATGTGAAGAATGATTTTTGTCTTTACCATCCCTACAcgtttcactctctctctccctctattACTAGTTTTGCTTTAGTGCCTTGTTTAACGAACTTTTGTCAAAAGTTTCCACCGGGTTTTTGGTCCTTACAAGTCAGATCTGGAACTggtttttgttccgttttcttttcgggATTCAAACTTCCCTCTTCCGGTGCGGGGTTTGTAGATGGCAGTTCGTTAGAAACCGTTGCCGTCCGTCGTATTTGTTGAATCGAGTGCATCCAACGTTTTGTTCGATCTGCTTCAAGGAATCGGCTTGCTCACGAAGACCATTCCTTTCGCCCCGCTCTCAAGCCAGATGTTTGCAACTGGAAGCCACACGTTCGTTTGTCACATCGTTATCATTTAACACGCCGTCTCACGGTCCCACGCACCACGCACCTGGCTGCCGTCGTTCCGATCGAACTCGATTCCCGGATTGGTGTTCGGGGAGATCTTGCTGCATATGATGCCTCGGTTCCCGCTCGGTTCGGTTGGATAGGATCAATCTGTGGAAGTGTGAGAAAAAGCAGTACGCGGTTAGGGAACGGGGTTTGGGACAAGTTTTTCACCAACACCCGGCGTGCTTCACGCCCCTGTCGCATGCTTGGCACGCGAAGAGGTTGTAATTAAATTGCATCCTTTGGCAAAAGTTTCGCCCCTGAAATTAGCCCCATAATCCGAATCTGGCGGTGGTTATGGGTAAAGTTTGTTTAAACTTTTGGCTTGCGAATGCGATTGCACGTCCGATGCAGACGGGTTGCTTTCTCCCGTTTTATGTTCACAGTTCAATGAATCGGTGGTGTTAGTGCAATGCGAAATTTGGCTTAGCCAGGTTTATATGTGTTAAAGCCAATTGAAGAGCggaatttaaaatattcctaAAAGTTTATTTAACTTTAGTGTGACTCAACTTACCTAACAGAGAGATAAAAAAACGCGTGTCATCACAACCGTGTCGAATGCGGTTACGAAACATCGTCGGTGCTTATCCACCGTTTACTGGAACGGTTTCCGATCCC from Anopheles stephensi strain Indian chromosome 2, UCI_ANSTEP_V1.0, whole genome shotgun sequence includes the following:
- the LOC118505516 gene encoding beta-1,3-galactosyltransferase 5, producing MRKFQRFVVSVVAFGVLYGVYRYSFRTDSEGHYLFLLPGESGRLPGVEQQAVASSERERAVDPFRLANFTGFEYVIANDICKENNSFSELLGVVLVTSYVGHTELRSAHRQAISQQKLLSMGLLRIFSLGVIPPTERFIRQVSIEAEQRLHGDLIQGNFIEAYRNLTYKHLMSLQWATQHCRGAKYLLKMDDDIVFDPFYIQNYLSDLNQGDEQQHTHLLAGYVFRNKKVIRLQANKWYVSRGEFAADVYPPYLSGWLYIANRKTARALVAESQTGSGGFFWIDDTFITGVLAQRLQIPLTALNRWYSSNSEFLDCCIRDMKRYAYQCDYYVGPNGGNGKLIMEFIQELERCYDNACYQRPPGKSLTATCVAEYKQQISPDHGTAMISQMKLK